In one window of Duganella dendranthematis DNA:
- the lexA gene encoding transcriptional repressor LexA — translation MLKLTARQEQILNLIKDAIENTGFPPTRAEIANELGFKSANAAEEHLQALARKGAIEIAAGTSRGIRLLGVHAEPAASKIPAALMMSLPLIGRVAAGSPILAQENLETNYNVDPAMFAAKPDYLLKVRGESMRDAGIMDGDLLAVKKVDSAKNGQIVVARIGNDVTVKRYRKTGGLIELLPENPDFKIITVDPEADEFALEGLAVGLMRTWH, via the coding sequence ATGCTTAAGCTCACCGCCCGCCAGGAACAAATCCTGAATCTGATCAAGGACGCGATCGAAAACACCGGCTTCCCGCCGACGCGCGCCGAGATCGCCAATGAACTGGGCTTCAAGTCCGCCAACGCCGCCGAGGAACACTTGCAGGCGCTGGCCCGCAAGGGTGCGATTGAAATCGCCGCCGGCACCTCACGCGGCATCCGTCTGCTGGGCGTGCACGCCGAACCGGCCGCGTCGAAAATTCCGGCCGCGCTGATGATGTCGCTGCCGCTGATCGGCCGCGTGGCCGCTGGCTCGCCGATCCTGGCGCAAGAAAACCTGGAAACCAACTACAACGTCGACCCGGCCATGTTCGCCGCCAAGCCGGATTATTTGCTGAAGGTACGCGGGGAATCGATGCGCGACGCCGGCATCATGGACGGTGACCTGCTGGCCGTGAAAAAAGTCGATAGCGCCAAGAACGGCCAGATCGTCGTCGCCCGCATCGGCAACGACGTCACGGTCAAGCGCTACCGCAAGACCGGCGGCCTGATCGAACTGCTGCCGGAAAATCCGGACTTCAAGATCATCACCGTCGATCCGGAAGCGGACGAGTTCGCGCTGGAAGGCCTGGCGGTCGGCCTGATGCGCACCTGGCACTAA
- a CDS encoding sel1 repeat family protein: protein MKAAFLLMAALAVGNVALADELTDANKLMEAKNYAGAMPLYVKLASAGNPAAQFRLGEIYWYGEGMPADTAKGDEWFRKASAAGYAEAKAALTLTTQRQARQKDIDYYVQGYDGADVALSNAKCVTPDIPARSTNKQEIKGVGDGIDAWMTCYNGFVQKLQELLPAGKAIPADLSNLMTDAEIGRASAQMDRAYSAVIQDARRQADKIVAARTAWQAGTNEYVSTENERTARHKEMRDREILDFATASGSVRDVAPNNIKR, encoded by the coding sequence ATGAAAGCCGCTTTTTTACTGATGGCCGCGCTGGCCGTGGGCAATGTCGCACTGGCTGACGAATTGACCGACGCCAACAAGCTGATGGAAGCGAAGAATTATGCGGGCGCGATGCCGCTGTATGTGAAGCTGGCGTCGGCCGGTAATCCTGCAGCGCAGTTCCGGTTGGGCGAGATTTACTGGTATGGCGAAGGTATGCCTGCCGATACCGCCAAGGGTGACGAGTGGTTCCGCAAAGCGAGTGCCGCCGGCTACGCCGAGGCCAAGGCCGCCCTGACGCTGACCACACAACGCCAGGCCCGTCAAAAAGACATCGACTACTACGTGCAGGGTTATGACGGCGCCGATGTGGCCCTGTCCAATGCCAAATGCGTCACGCCGGACATTCCGGCACGCTCGACCAACAAGCAGGAAATCAAAGGGGTCGGGGATGGCATCGATGCCTGGATGACCTGCTACAACGGCTTCGTGCAAAAGCTACAGGAGTTGCTGCCAGCCGGAAAGGCGATTCCCGCCGACCTGTCCAACCTGATGACCGATGCCGAGATTGGCCGCGCTTCGGCGCAGATGGACCGCGCCTACAGCGCAGTGATTCAGGATGCCCGGCGTCAGGCCGACAAAATCGTTGCCGCGCGCACTGCATGGCAGGCTGGCACCAATGAGTATGTCAGCACGGAGAACGAGCGTACAGCCCGTCACAAGGAAATGCGCGATCGCGAAATACTGGACTTCGCGACCGCATCCGGATCGGTGCGGGATGTCGCACCGAACAACATCAAGCGTTAG
- a CDS encoding cystathionine gamma-synthase family protein, producing the protein MSDKKNYGFTTTILHGDRQKGIEHGSLHKPIHTSVAFGYADARQLASVFQGKEPGFRYGRQGNPTISALEDKVNKMEQGVGTICFATGMGAIGAVVQALLRTGDHVVSSAFLFGNTNSLWQTAMSQGIGVSFVDATDVANVEAAITENTRVVFVETIANPRTQVADLKRIGELCQARGILYVVDNTMTTPYLFLPKAVGAGLVVNALTKSIGGHGNALGGSLTDTGAYDWTRFPNIYENYKKAAPLQWGLAQIRAKALRDFGSSLAPDAAHHIAVGAETLALRMQRTTANALALAELLEKDERVAAVYYPGLQSHPQHAISSELFRAHGSLLSFELKDGLDCFDFLNRLKLAIPASNLGDNRTLIIPVAHTIFYEMGAERRASMGIAESLIRVSVGIEDTADLLDDFCTALEGC; encoded by the coding sequence ATGAGCGACAAGAAGAACTACGGCTTCACCACCACCATCCTGCACGGCGACCGCCAGAAGGGCATCGAGCACGGTTCGCTGCACAAGCCTATCCATACCTCGGTGGCCTTCGGCTACGCCGATGCGCGTCAGCTGGCGTCGGTTTTCCAGGGCAAGGAACCGGGCTTCCGCTACGGCCGCCAGGGCAACCCGACCATCTCGGCCCTGGAAGACAAGGTCAACAAGATGGAGCAGGGTGTCGGCACCATCTGCTTCGCCACCGGCATGGGCGCGATCGGCGCCGTGGTGCAGGCGTTGTTGCGCACGGGTGATCATGTGGTGTCGTCGGCCTTCTTGTTCGGTAATACCAACAGCCTGTGGCAGACCGCCATGAGCCAGGGCATCGGCGTGTCCTTCGTGGACGCGACCGATGTGGCCAATGTGGAAGCGGCCATCACCGAGAACACCCGCGTGGTCTTCGTGGAAACCATCGCCAATCCGCGCACGCAAGTGGCGGACCTGAAGCGCATCGGCGAACTGTGCCAGGCGCGCGGCATCCTGTACGTGGTGGACAACACCATGACCACGCCCTACCTGTTCCTGCCGAAAGCGGTGGGGGCGGGCCTGGTGGTTAACGCGCTGACCAAGTCGATCGGCGGCCACGGCAATGCGCTGGGCGGCAGCCTGACCGACACCGGCGCCTACGACTGGACCCGCTTCCCCAATATCTACGAGAACTACAAGAAAGCCGCGCCGCTGCAATGGGGGCTGGCGCAGATCCGCGCCAAGGCGCTGCGCGACTTCGGCTCCTCGCTGGCGCCGGACGCCGCGCACCACATCGCGGTCGGCGCCGAAACGCTGGCCCTGCGCATGCAGCGCACCACCGCCAACGCGCTGGCGCTGGCCGAGTTGCTGGAGAAGGATGAGCGCGTCGCCGCAGTATACTATCCGGGCCTGCAGTCGCATCCGCAGCACGCCATCAGTTCGGAACTGTTCCGCGCGCACGGCTCGCTGCTGAGCTTTGAACTGAAGGATGGCCTGGACTGCTTCGACTTCCTGAACCGCCTCAAGCTGGCGATTCCGGCATCCAATCTGGGCGACAACCGCACGTTGATCATCCCGGTCGCGCACACCATCTTCTACGAGATGGGCGCCGAACGCCGCGCCTCGATGGGCATTGCCGAATCGCTGATCCGCGTCTCGGTCGGCATCGAAGACACCGCCGATCTGCTGGATGATTTCTGCACCGCCCTCGAAGGCTGCTAA
- the purF gene encoding amidophosphoribosyltransferase, giving the protein MCGIVGVVSHQPVNQMLYDALLLLQHRGQDAAGIATNHSSMFAMHKANGLVRDVFRTRNMRTLQGNSGIGHCRYPTAGSSSEEEAQPFYVNAPFGITLAHNGNLTNWEQLKKEMFENDRRHINTDSDSEVLLNVLAHEIEKATVGISIDANTIFNAVTVLHRRVRGGYAAVAQIAGVGLLAFRDPFGIRPLCLGINETAEGTEYLIASESVALEGMGFRFVRDIAPGEAVFIDTNKQLHSRQCADNPSLNPCVFEFVYLARPDSVIDGASVYATRLKMGEYLAEKIKRELKDMKIDVVMPIPDSSRPAAIQLALALNVEYREGFIKNRYIGRTFIMPGQAARKKSVRQKLNAIPDEFKGKVVLLVDDSIVRGTTSREIVQMARDSGATKVIFASAAPPVIYPNVYGIDMPTRDELIAHGRTVEEVCREITADALVYQDIDALKRAISDVNPALTNFEASCFDGVYVTGDVTREYLDKLEYERHHPTKAAAPEDAGRSQLNLNLAASEA; this is encoded by the coding sequence ATGTGTGGCATTGTCGGCGTCGTTTCCCATCAACCTGTCAACCAAATGCTGTATGACGCCTTGCTGCTGTTGCAGCATCGCGGTCAGGATGCGGCAGGTATCGCGACCAATCACAGCAGCATGTTCGCCATGCACAAGGCCAACGGCCTGGTGCGCGACGTTTTCCGTACCCGTAACATGCGTACGCTGCAAGGCAACTCCGGTATCGGTCACTGCCGCTACCCAACCGCCGGCTCGTCGAGCGAGGAGGAGGCGCAACCGTTCTACGTCAACGCCCCGTTCGGCATCACGCTGGCCCACAACGGTAACCTGACCAACTGGGAACAGCTCAAAAAAGAGATGTTCGAGAATGACCGCCGCCACATCAACACCGATTCCGATTCGGAGGTGCTGCTGAACGTGCTGGCGCACGAAATCGAAAAAGCCACGGTCGGCATTTCGATCGACGCCAACACCATCTTCAACGCCGTGACCGTGTTGCACCGCCGCGTGCGTGGCGGTTACGCTGCGGTGGCGCAGATCGCCGGCGTCGGCCTGCTGGCATTCCGCGATCCATTCGGCATCCGTCCGCTGTGCCTGGGCATTAATGAAACCGCCGAAGGCACCGAATACCTGATCGCGTCGGAATCGGTGGCGCTGGAAGGCATGGGCTTCCGCTTTGTGCGCGACATCGCGCCGGGCGAAGCGGTGTTCATCGACACCAACAAGCAGCTGCATTCGCGCCAGTGCGCCGACAATCCGTCGCTGAACCCGTGCGTGTTCGAGTTTGTGTATCTGGCCCGTCCGGATTCGGTCATCGACGGCGCCTCGGTGTACGCCACCCGCCTGAAAATGGGCGAGTACCTGGCCGAGAAAATCAAGCGCGAGCTGAAAGACATGAAGATCGACGTCGTCATGCCGATCCCGGATTCGTCGCGTCCTGCCGCGATCCAGCTGGCGCTGGCGCTGAACGTGGAATACCGCGAAGGCTTCATCAAGAACCGTTACATCGGCCGGACCTTCATCATGCCGGGCCAGGCCGCGCGCAAGAAATCCGTGCGCCAGAAGCTAAACGCGATTCCGGACGAATTCAAGGGCAAGGTCGTGCTGCTGGTCGATGACTCGATCGTGCGCGGCACCACCAGCCGCGAAATCGTGCAGATGGCGCGCGACTCCGGCGCCACCAAGGTGATTTTCGCGTCGGCCGCGCCGCCGGTGATCTACCCGAACGTGTACGGCATCGACATGCCGACCCGCGACGAGCTGATCGCCCACGGTCGCACGGTGGAAGAAGTCTGCCGCGAAATCACCGCCGACGCCCTGGTGTACCAGGACATCGATGCGCTGAAACGGGCGATTTCGGATGTCAATCCGGCGTTGACCAACTTTGAAGCATCGTGCTTCGACGGCGTCTACGTGACCGGCGACGTGACCCGCGAGTATCTCGATAAACTGGAATACGAGCGTCACCACCCGACCAAGGCCGCCGCGCCGGAAGATGCTGGCCGTTCGCAGCTGAACCTGAACCTGGCAGCCAGCGAAGCGTAA
- a CDS encoding CvpA family protein has translation MTLFDYLVIFVLATSVIIGLVRGLVKEVLSLLSWIVAFVVANAYAAPLAQMLPAAVPGEVLRLIVAFIALFIGARILMSLLSLALDALLDAGGLSFIDRVLGAAFGVARGLVIVLAAVILSGMTSLPQQDFWKHAMLSPYAEEGVRMAKPYLPAAIAQHVNF, from the coding sequence GTGACGCTCTTCGACTACCTGGTGATCTTCGTGCTGGCCACGTCGGTCATCATTGGTCTGGTGCGCGGCCTGGTCAAGGAAGTGCTGTCGCTGCTGAGCTGGATCGTGGCGTTCGTGGTGGCCAATGCCTACGCGGCGCCGCTGGCGCAGATGCTGCCGGCGGCGGTGCCGGGCGAGGTGCTGCGGCTGATCGTTGCCTTTATTGCACTGTTTATCGGTGCACGGATTTTGATGAGCCTGTTGTCGCTGGCGCTGGACGCCTTGCTCGACGCGGGCGGCCTGAGCTTCATCGACCGCGTGCTCGGCGCCGCGTTCGGCGTTGCCCGTGGACTTGTAATTGTGCTGGCCGCCGTCATCTTGAGTGGGATGACCTCGCTGCCACAACAGGATTTTTGGAAGCATGCGATGTTGAGTCCTTACGCGGAAGAAGGCGTACGGATGGCCAAACCCTATCTTCCCGCTGCCATCGCGCAGCATGTAAATTTTTGA
- a CDS encoding SPOR domain-containing protein yields the protein MGLFSKSGKNKQDAGQDSGYYTSADDQAATERARSKRASSADGPKRRSRDREEDDPVLPEKKRARRRLVGAIMLALGVAVGLPMLLDSEPKQIASDIEIKIPSKDKPVAEAAPAPAPAATVPANAALDSREEIVEDVKPAAKPAATTTAAATAAAAPVVAAVDTTKQDAAKAEAKAKADARAEIMAKAQAERELKARQDADYKQEQERKQAEAKAEARLKADKDAERKLAEAKAAKAAEAKPAAAPSKSDDARALAILEGKGAASAAEGGQKFVLQVAALSDQGKADELRAKLKNAGISSFTQKTPSGITRVRVGPFGSKEEAEKVKAKLTSMGLDGRLETV from the coding sequence ATGGGCTTGTTCTCGAAATCCGGTAAAAACAAGCAAGACGCTGGCCAGGACAGCGGCTATTACACCAGCGCAGATGACCAGGCGGCAACGGAACGCGCCCGCTCCAAGCGCGCTTCGTCGGCCGATGGTCCCAAGCGCCGCTCGCGCGACCGCGAAGAGGATGATCCGGTGTTGCCGGAAAAGAAACGCGCGCGCCGCCGGCTGGTCGGCGCCATCATGCTGGCGCTGGGCGTCGCCGTCGGCTTGCCGATGCTGCTCGACTCCGAGCCCAAGCAGATCGCGTCCGATATCGAAATTAAAATTCCATCCAAGGACAAGCCGGTCGCCGAGGCTGCGCCTGCGCCTGCGCCTGCCGCCACCGTGCCGGCCAACGCCGCGCTAGACAGCAGGGAAGAAATCGTCGAGGACGTGAAGCCGGCCGCCAAGCCAGCCGCCACCACCACTGCCGCAGCCACTGCCGCAGCCGCGCCGGTGGTCGCCGCCGTCGATACCACCAAACAGGACGCCGCCAAGGCGGAAGCCAAAGCCAAGGCGGACGCCCGCGCGGAAATCATGGCAAAGGCGCAAGCTGAGCGCGAACTGAAGGCCCGCCAGGACGCCGACTACAAGCAGGAACAGGAACGCAAGCAGGCCGAGGCCAAAGCCGAAGCCAGGCTCAAGGCCGACAAGGACGCCGAACGCAAACTGGCCGAAGCCAAAGCCGCCAAGGCCGCCGAAGCCAAGCCGGCCGCTGCGCCGTCCAAGTCCGACGACGCCCGCGCGCTGGCCATCCTGGAAGGCAAGGGCGCCGCGTCGGCGGCCGAAGGGGGGCAGAAATTCGTACTGCAAGTGGCCGCACTGAGCGACCAGGGCAAGGCGGACGAACTGCGCGCCAAACTGAAAAACGCCGGCATCAGCTCGTTCACGCAGAAAACGCCATCGGGCATTACCCGCGTGCGGGTCGGCCCGTTCGGCAGCAAGGAAGAGGCCGAGAAGGTCAAGGCCAAGCTGACCAGCATGGGCCTGGACGGCCGCCTGGAAACCGTCTGA
- the folC gene encoding bifunctional tetrahydrofolate synthase/dihydrofolate synthase, whose translation MSNLPTTLPAWLALLESRHAETVINMGLDRVLAVKERLQLSFSCPVIMVAGTNGKGSTCSMLESILLRAGYKVGLYIKPHFLDFNERARVNGDLASDEVLVAAFNEVEAARGDTTLTYFEFTTLAIMKLLSQAGMDVVILEVGLGGRLDAVNIVDADVSIVTSVDIDHTDYLGDTREKIGFEKAGIFRAGKTAICSDPVPPQSLIDHAEAIGADLWLMGRDFNYSGDKQQWSYGGRNQRRNSLAYPSLRGANQILNACAALAALEALKLELPVGAQEVRTGLVTVELPGRFQVLPGRPTTILDVAHNPHAAAALNQNLGNMGFHRYTYAVFGSMQDKDIDGVIAAMSEHVDHWCLATLPSPRSASASELAAKVQLVQPERDERTINVFDDPAAAYANAVSRAGEDDRIVVFGSFLTVAGVMAARKSSLH comes from the coding sequence ATGTCGAACCTCCCAACTACTTTGCCCGCCTGGCTTGCGCTGCTTGAATCGCGCCATGCCGAAACCGTCATCAACATGGGCCTGGACCGCGTTCTCGCTGTCAAGGAACGCCTGCAGCTGAGCTTCAGCTGCCCGGTCATCATGGTGGCCGGCACCAACGGCAAGGGCTCGACCTGCTCGATGCTGGAATCGATCCTGCTGCGCGCCGGCTACAAGGTCGGCCTGTACATCAAGCCGCATTTCCTCGATTTCAACGAGCGCGCGCGCGTCAATGGCGACCTGGCCAGCGATGAAGTGCTGGTGGCCGCTTTCAACGAGGTCGAAGCCGCCCGTGGCGACACCACGCTGACCTATTTTGAATTCACCACGCTGGCGATCATGAAGCTGCTGTCGCAAGCCGGCATGGACGTGGTGATCCTGGAAGTGGGCCTGGGCGGACGCCTCGACGCAGTCAACATCGTTGACGCCGACGTTTCCATCGTCACCAGCGTCGACATCGACCATACCGACTACCTGGGCGACACCCGCGAGAAGATCGGCTTCGAGAAGGCCGGTATTTTCCGCGCCGGCAAAACCGCGATCTGTTCCGACCCGGTGCCGCCGCAGTCGCTGATCGACCACGCCGAAGCCATCGGCGCCGACTTGTGGCTGATGGGCCGCGATTTCAATTATTCCGGCGACAAGCAGCAGTGGAGCTACGGCGGCCGCAACCAGCGCCGCAATTCGCTGGCCTACCCAAGCCTGCGCGGCGCCAACCAGATCCTCAATGCCTGTGCCGCGCTGGCCGCACTGGAAGCGCTCAAGCTGGAATTGCCGGTCGGCGCGCAGGAAGTGCGCACCGGGCTGGTGACGGTGGAACTGCCGGGCCGCTTCCAGGTGTTGCCGGGCCGTCCAACCACCATCCTCGACGTCGCTCACAATCCGCACGCCGCCGCCGCGCTCAACCAGAATCTCGGCAATATGGGTTTTCACCGTTACACCTACGCCGTGTTCGGTTCGATGCAGGACAAGGATATCGACGGCGTGATCGCCGCCATGTCCGAGCACGTCGATCACTGGTGCCTGGCGACGCTGCCGTCGCCGCGTTCGGCCAGTGCGTCGGAACTGGCCGCCAAGGTGCAACTGGTGCAGCCGGAGCGCGACGAACGCACCATCAATGTGTTCGATGATCCTGCCGCCGCGTACGCAAATGCCGTCAGCCGGGCCGGTGAGGATGATAGAATTGTGGTCTTTGGATCGTTCCTGACCGTGGCTGGTGTCATGGCGGCACGAAAATCCTCACTCCACTGA
- the trpA gene encoding tryptophan synthase subunit alpha, translated as MSNIAATFSALKAQNKTALVTFITAGDPGKDSTVPLMHALVAGGADIIELGVPFSDPMAEGPVIQRACERALANGVGIQDVFDYVAEFRKTNQTTPVVLMGYANPIERIGAAEFISRSTAVGADGAIVVDYPPEECEEFAAAMRAAGLDLIFLLAPTSTEQRIEQVAKVGGGFSYYVSLKGVTGAGNIDVADVAQRLTAIRKHVKLPIGVGFGIRDGATARAVAEVADAVVIGSRIIQEIETAGKDGAVAAVQAFTTSIRTALDA; from the coding sequence ATGTCCAACATCGCAGCAACCTTCAGCGCTTTGAAAGCGCAAAACAAGACCGCGCTCGTCACCTTCATCACCGCCGGCGATCCCGGCAAGGACTCCACGGTGCCGTTGATGCACGCGCTGGTGGCCGGCGGCGCCGACATCATCGAACTGGGCGTGCCGTTTTCCGACCCGATGGCCGAAGGCCCGGTGATCCAGCGTGCCTGCGAGCGGGCGCTGGCCAATGGCGTCGGCATTCAGGATGTGTTTGACTACGTGGCCGAGTTCCGCAAGACCAACCAGACCACGCCGGTGGTGCTGATGGGCTATGCCAACCCGATCGAACGCATCGGCGCAGCCGAATTCATTTCGCGTTCGACAGCGGTGGGGGCGGATGGCGCGATTGTGGTCGACTATCCGCCGGAAGAATGTGAAGAGTTCGCCGCCGCCATGCGTGCGGCCGGGCTGGACCTGATCTTCCTGCTCGCGCCGACCTCGACCGAGCAGCGCATCGAGCAGGTGGCCAAGGTCGGCGGCGGCTTCAGCTACTACGTCTCGCTGAAAGGCGTGACCGGCGCCGGCAATATCGACGTGGCCGATGTGGCGCAGCGGCTGACGGCGATCCGCAAGCACGTCAAGTTGCCGATCGGCGTAGGTTTCGGCATCCGCGACGGCGCCACCGCGCGCGCTGTGGCCGAGGTGGCGGACGCCGTTGTCATCGGCAGCCGTATCATCCAGGAAATCGAAACCGCCGGCAAAGACGGCGCAGTCGCCGCCGTACAAGCCTTCACCACCTCCATCCGCACCGCCCTCGACGCTTAA
- the trpB gene encoding tryptophan synthase subunit beta, whose product MNPQAKPLFHAKEYDLPNAKGHFGPYGGSFVAETLTYALAELNEAYERYSKDPEFLEEFRYELKHFVGRPSPIYHAKRWSELAGGAQIYFKREDLNHTGAHKINNVIGQALLAKRMGKPRIIAETGAGQHGVATATICARFGLECVVYMGSEDVKRQAQNVYRMKLLGATVVPVESGSKTLKDALNEAMRDWVTNIENTFYIIGTVAGPHPYPMLVRDFQSVIGEECLVQMPEMTGRQPDYVVACIGGGSNAMGIFYPYIDEKNTKLVGVEAAGEGLDGDKHAASLTKGYPGVLHGNRTYLLQDQNGQIIETHSVSAGLDYPGVGPEHAYLKDSGRAEYVSITDEEALQAFHDCCHIEGIIPALESSHALAYAAKLAATLPKDKIVLANLSGRGDKDMHTVAERMGLNFN is encoded by the coding sequence ATGAATCCTCAAGCGAAACCGCTGTTCCACGCTAAAGAATACGATTTACCCAACGCCAAAGGTCACTTTGGCCCCTACGGCGGCAGTTTTGTCGCCGAAACGCTGACCTACGCGCTGGCCGAGCTCAACGAAGCCTACGAGCGCTACAGCAAAGATCCCGAGTTCCTTGAAGAATTCCGCTACGAGCTGAAGCACTTCGTCGGCCGGCCGTCGCCGATTTATCACGCCAAGCGCTGGTCCGAGCTGGCCGGTGGCGCGCAGATCTACTTCAAGCGCGAAGACCTGAATCACACCGGCGCCCACAAGATCAACAACGTGATCGGCCAGGCGTTGCTGGCCAAGCGTATGGGCAAGCCGCGCATCATCGCCGAGACCGGCGCCGGCCAGCATGGCGTGGCTACCGCCACCATCTGCGCGCGTTTCGGCCTGGAGTGCGTGGTCTACATGGGCAGCGAAGACGTCAAGCGGCAGGCGCAGAACGTCTACCGCATGAAGCTGCTGGGAGCGACGGTTGTGCCGGTCGAATCCGGTTCCAAGACGCTGAAGGACGCGCTCAACGAAGCGATGCGCGACTGGGTCACCAATATTGAAAACACCTTCTACATCATCGGCACTGTGGCTGGTCCGCACCCGTATCCGATGCTGGTGCGCGACTTCCAGTCGGTGATCGGCGAGGAATGCCTGGTGCAGATGCCGGAAATGACCGGCCGCCAGCCAGATTATGTGGTGGCCTGTATCGGCGGCGGTTCCAACGCCATGGGCATTTTCTACCCGTACATCGATGAGAAGAATACCAAGCTGGTTGGCGTTGAAGCGGCGGGCGAAGGGCTGGACGGCGACAAGCATGCCGCCTCGCTGACCAAGGGCTATCCGGGCGTGCTGCACGGTAACCGCACCTATCTGCTGCAAGACCAGAACGGCCAGATCATCGAGACGCATTCGGTGTCGGCCGGGCTGGACTATCCAGGCGTCGGTCCGGAGCATGCGTATCTGAAGGATAGCGGCCGTGCCGAGTACGTCTCGATCACGGACGAGGAAGCGTTGCAGGCCTTCCATGATTGCTGCCATATCGAGGGCATCATTCCGGCGCTGGAGTCGTCGCATGCGCTGGCCTATGCGGCCAAGCTGGCGGCTACGCTGCCGAAAGATAAGATTGTTTTGGCCAACCTGTCGGGCCGTGGTGACAAGGACATGCATACGGTCGCAGAGCGTATGGGTCTGAACTTCAACTAA
- a CDS encoding phosphoribosylanthranilate isomerase codes for MSMRTRIKICGLTREEDVQAVVAAGADAIGFVFYPNSPRYVTPERAAELIRSVPPFVSTVGLFVNATPDEVAAIVRVAPLSLIQLHGDETVEEAATIAAAAGRQYMKVFRVKPDTLPHELLEYAQANRAASPLFTSLLLDTYVDAYGGAGKGFDWSLIPKDLAPRVVLSGGLSVHNATDAVVGVRPYAVDISSGVEAAKGIKDARKIADFVAAVRAGDAILES; via the coding sequence ATGAGCATGCGCACCCGTATCAAGATCTGCGGCCTGACCCGCGAAGAAGACGTGCAAGCCGTGGTGGCTGCCGGCGCCGATGCGATCGGCTTCGTGTTCTATCCGAACAGCCCGCGCTACGTCACGCCCGAGCGCGCCGCCGAACTGATCCGCAGCGTGCCGCCGTTTGTCAGCACCGTCGGCCTGTTCGTCAACGCCACGCCGGACGAGGTGGCCGCGATTGTGCGGGTAGCGCCGTTGTCGTTGATTCAGCTGCATGGCGATGAAACCGTGGAAGAGGCGGCCACCATCGCGGCGGCGGCGGGGCGGCAGTACATGAAAGTGTTCCGCGTCAAACCTGACACGCTGCCGCATGAACTGCTAGAATATGCGCAGGCAAACCGCGCCGCCAGTCCCTTGTTCACCAGCCTGTTGCTGGATACCTATGTGGACGCCTACGGCGGTGCAGGAAAGGGTTTTGATTGGTCTCTCATTCCAAAAGATCTCGCGCCTCGGGTCGTTTTAAGTGGTGGCTTGAGCGTACACAACGCGACTGACGCGGTGGTCGGTGTACGTCCCTACGCTGTCGACATCAGTTCTGGTGTCGAGGCGGCCAAGGGAATCAAGGATGCCCGCAAGATCGCCGACTTTGTCGCGGCGGTGCGGGCCGGAGATGCCATTTTAGAAAGCTAA
- the truA gene encoding tRNA pseudouridine(38-40) synthase TruA yields the protein MKRIAIGLQYDGQAWQGYQKQIHGLTVQDKLEHALQEFTKVPLATTCAGRTDAGVHASEQVVHFDTDLDRVPYAWLRGINAFLPPSIAVRWVKELEGDPSVLDFFHARFSAQARTYHYVLYNNPTRSPLLVGRAGFYHRPLDVERMQAAVAPLLGWHDFTTFRAAQCQAKSPVKLMHDIQIRRHGELIVFTLKANAFLHHMVRNLVGSLVYIGQGREEVSWLGELLASKNRGLAAPTFMPDGLYLAKIDYDEKWALPQESTSALPWF from the coding sequence TTGAAACGGATCGCAATCGGGCTCCAGTACGACGGTCAGGCCTGGCAGGGTTACCAGAAGCAAATCCACGGCCTTACCGTGCAGGACAAGCTGGAGCATGCGCTGCAGGAGTTCACCAAAGTGCCGCTGGCAACCACTTGCGCCGGCCGCACCGACGCCGGTGTGCACGCCAGCGAGCAGGTGGTGCATTTCGATACCGATCTCGATCGCGTGCCGTACGCCTGGCTGCGCGGCATCAACGCCTTCCTGCCGCCATCCATTGCCGTGCGCTGGGTGAAGGAGCTGGAAGGCGATCCGAGCGTGCTCGATTTCTTCCACGCCCGCTTCAGCGCCCAGGCGCGCACCTATCACTACGTGCTGTACAACAATCCCACGCGTTCGCCGCTGCTGGTCGGCCGTGCCGGTTTCTACCATCGCCCGCTGGACGTGGAGCGCATGCAGGCGGCGGTCGCGCCCTTGCTGGGCTGGCACGACTTCACCACCTTCCGCGCCGCGCAATGCCAGGCCAAGTCGCCGGTCAAGCTGATGCACGATATCCAGATCCGCCGCCATGGCGAGCTGATCGTGTTCACCTTGAAAGCCAACGCCTTCCTGCACCATATGGTGCGCAACCTGGTCGGCTCGCTGGTGTACATCGGCCAGGGCCGCGAAGAGGTCAGTTGGCTGGGCGAATTGCTGGCATCTAAAAATCGCGGACTGGCCGCGCCGACCTTCATGCCGGACGGCCTGTACCTGGCGAAAATCGACTACGATGAAAAGTGGGCACTGCCGCAGGAAAGCACCAGCGCGCTGCCCTGGTTTTAA